ATCCAGCTTATCAAAAGAAACCTTAAAATCCATAATTCCAGCTTCCCCCGTAAGTTTGCAACTATTTGAGTTCCATCAAAATGTCATCCCAAAATAAATTCGGGATCTAACCTGTTTGCAAATAAAAGCTAAAAGCGAATATTAGAAGATACTGAAACAAGTTCAGCATGACAAATCAGTGAGAATTTTTATTACCCCCTTAAATACCTAACGCACAATTGAGAAATTAATAACCTGCCTTCAGAATTTTTGGGAGAAAATAATAATATCATTAATTTAAAAAAACAATAGATCTACACCTAATGATAGATGAAAATCCTAAAAAAATATTGAATAAATATAATAGTTCCCTCACCCAAAGGAGCGTAAATATGAGCAAAGAATTAACAGAAATTCTAGAAAATTTCAAAGAAATCTGCGAATTCGTAATCGAAGACTTTATATACAATAAATCAAAACAAGAAGAAAACAACGAATAAAACTGCTTTAAAAAACTCCTTTCGCAAATAAAACTAACATATCCTTACACAACCCTACCTACAAACAAAAGAGTGTGAGGATATGTTTTTATTTTAAAGACTTCATTATATTCCTGTAGGATCCTTTGTTTCGTGTCAATTTTTGAAACAACAGCGACGGATATAATGACTTTTCCCAATTAATGTGTCAATTCACTAGTACTTTCAATTAATTATGCAGAGTAACGTCATTAAAATATACTTCGCACTGCCATTGCGAGGTGCTTCGCACTGTCTTAAGTCATCAATTATTCCAATAATACACACTGTTATTGTGAGCCATGTTTCATGGCTTTAAGAAATAATCGTACTTGCGTGGCAATCTTTCCATTTCACAATTAAAAACAATTATACAAAACAGATCACCAGGTGACATAGTCACTGTCATCAGTCATCAACTCTTCCAATAATACTGCTACTATTATGTATGGCTAGTCACTTTTCTTAGTCCACTGTCATTTTGAGCAAAGCAAATAATCTCACAATCCCCATTTTTTACGAAGTTCACAGGCAAAAAACGAATTATGCAAAAGATCGGGAAGTTCTTCTAAATACTTCTTAGCCTCTTCATAAGTATAATCTAACGGTGATCCTATTTTCACCTTTTTTTGTTCATCAATATACTTCTTAGTAGACTCGACAGAAACATAATTTTGCCCGTCAGGCCTATCATAACCCCCTTTATTTTGAAAACTTAAAACCTTGTTATTTATTTGTTCTCTTTTTTGTTCATGACATGTACCTGTATTTTTTACAGCTTTATCCATGTAATTTTTACAGCTAAAACCCGTAACCTCTACAAGCTCAAAAAAAACATTAGTAAAATAATAATTTAACTTAGTCCCTTTTTTAGTAGTTAAAACTAACTTCTTAGCTTTCAATTCCTCAATTCCCTGAGTAATAGACTTATTACTCCTAATCCCTGTTTCTTCCATAATGGTTTCCTGCTTAGGAAAAACAAGTCCTTTTTGAGGATTCCAGTGAGCTACTAAACAATGAATAATCAACCTGGCAGAGGCTGACAGCTCAATTTTACTAAAAAGCTTCTTAAACGTAATACTTTGAGACAAATTAAAGCTATTAATCTTAATACAACTAGCTTCTGGCAACATCTACAAAACTCCTCCAAATGTCTAAATTTTAAGCAACACAACTTGACACCATGCAGAGGAGTGCTAAAATATAATTAAGGATTTTTTGTAGAGAACACCCTCTGAGGTGTTTTTTATTTTATCTAGTTTTTGTAAAAACTTGCTTCAAAAAGGCAAGTTTTATTTTGTATACATGCTAGTACTTATGATACACTCTTGTCAACATGGTAAAACAAACACACAATCAGTTGTTAAACAATTTATAAAGGGTTTAATAAAATGGTTAAAGCTTATACTATTGCAGAACTTTCAAAGATTTTAAAAATTTCAGTTCAAGCGACAAATAAAAAGGTTGATAAACTTGAAAGAGATAAAAATTATAATATAAAGACAACAAAAGAGTTGATAAACAACCGTTTAACAAAGATTATATTTTTAAGTGATGACGACATAAAACAATTAATTGAAACAACAAATTCAATTAAACAGGTTGTTCAACATATAAACCAGTTTAATAAACCAAATCAAGAGGTTGATCAAGAGGTTTATCAACCTGAAGTAAACCAGTTTAATAAACCAGCTTATGAAGAAATATTAACAAGGGTTTTAGATTATTCTGAAAAAACCAACCATCAAATACAAGATTTTGCTAATAGACTAATTGAGTCAGAAAGTCAGTTAAAGCTGCTTATTGACAGTGAAACAAGAAAAGAGCACGAGTACCTGAGAGTTCAGGCAGAAAATAAACAACTTAAGATAAAAGTAGAAGAATTAGAAGAAAAAATTAAATATTACGAATCCAAATGGTGGAATAAATCAGTATTAAAAAAGAAGTGACATAGTCACTTTCCTTAGTCATCAATCATTCCAATAATACGCACTACCATCGCGATGTGAAACAGTCACTTTTCTCGGTCATTAATCATTCCAGTGATAGTATTTCACTCTTGATTACTTTACACTGTCATTGTGAGGTGGCTAAGAGTCTATCCAGGAAATAAAAAATGTACAACATTAATCAATTTTGTCATTNNNNNNNNNNNNNNNNNNNNNNNNNNNNNNNNNNNNNNNNNNNNNNNNNNNNNNNNNNNNNNNNNNNNNNNNNNNNNNNNNNNNNNNNNNNNNAATGATAAATTATTAGTATATGCTAATATTTGAATATAATAATATTATAAAAACAAAGGTTAAAAGTATGCGCAAAGAACGTATTGAACAGTTGGCAGAAAAATTTAAAGCACTTGCTCATCCAACCAGATTGCAGATTGTTATGGGATTAATCAGCAAAGATGAGTGTAATGTGACTAAAATGACAGAAAATCTTAAAATCCCGCAACCTACAATATCTCAGCATATCAGTATTTTAAAAAATAGTGGTATTATTGAAGGTTATCGAAAAGGAAATCAAATTTGCTATAGAGTTGTTAGCGATGAAGTTAGAAAAATCTTCAGTGTAATTGACTTATCAGACAAGTAATTTAAGTTTTAACTTCCCACCAGAAATAGACACAACTTACTTAAAAATTTAGTAGTGCTCCAACGATAACTGATAACTTTAAACTAAGTCTAATTGATTCAAAGGCTATAGTAGATAACTAAAGTTATGTAATGGATATTACCAAAAATTTTTAAAAAACTATATTGGTTTATTAGAATATTATAATTAAGAGGTAAAAAATGTTAAAAGTGGATGAAAAAAGATGCCCTCAAAATCACAGTTGTCCTGCGGTAAAAGTTTGTCCTACTGGCGCAATTATACAGATTGGTTATGATTTACCTGTAATAGATCAGGAAAAATGCGTAATGTGCAAGAAATGCGTGTCATTTTGCCCAATGAAAGCAATCCGGGAAATTAATTAACAAAGGAGATAATTATGAAGGTATTAATAATAGGTGGAGTGGCTGGTGGTGCAAGTACTGCAGCAAGACTCAGAAGACTGGATGAAAAAGCCGAGATAATTATTTTTGAAAGAGGAGAACATATATCTTTTGCCAATTGCGGCATTCCGTATTATTGTGGTGATGTGATAAAAGACAGAGAAAAACTCATACTTTTAACCCCAGAAAAGTTAAAAAACCTCTTAAATATTGAAGCAAGAACACAATCAGAAGTTATTAAGATAAATAGAGATAAAAAAACTGTAACTGTAGAAAATAAGGCCTCTGGTGCTCAATACGAGGAAAATTACGATAAATTAGTCTTATCTCCAGGCGCTTATCCTATCAAACCGCCTATTGAAGGCATAGATGACAGTAGAATTTTTACAGTGAGAAATCTTACAGATGCTGATTTAATTAAAAATTATATAAAAAAGAACTCTCCGAAAACGGCTACAGTAGTTGGAGGCGGTTTTATAGGTATAGAAATGGCAGAAAACCTGTCACATTTAGGGTTGGATGTTTCAATCATTGAGATGTCGAAACAGGTTTTAAACCAGATCGATTATGAAATGGCAGCTCAAGTACAAAATCATATAAGATCGAAAGGGGTAAAACTTCATTTAAGTGATGGTGTAAAGTCTTTTGATAAGCAGGAAAAGCTTATAATTAGCCTGCAAAGTGGAAACAAAATTGAGACTGATCTTGTAATTCTAGCTATAGGAGTAAAACCAGAAGTAAAGCTTGCGGCAGAATCAGGGCTTGAAATAGGAAAAATAGGTGGAATAACTGTAAATAATCATTTACTAACTTCTGATGAGAATATTTATGCTGTAGGTGATGCGATAGAAGTAAAAGATTTTATTACAGGCAATGAGGTTTTAATACCGCTTGCAGGTCCTGCAAATAGGCAAGGAAGAATAGTTGCAGACAATATATGTGGAATTAATTCTATTTATAAAGCAACGCAGGGAACCGCACTTGTTAAAGTGTTTGATTTAACGGTTGCATCAACAGGTAATAGTGAAAAGCAGCTAAATAAAAATAATATTCCTTATTTAGCTGCTTATATTCAAGGTATGTCACACGCTGAATACTACCCAGATCCTTTTCCAATGACTATAAAAC
Above is a genomic segment from Candidatus Melainabacteria bacterium RIFOXYA2_FULL_32_9 containing:
- a CDS encoding 4Fe-4S ferredoxin; this encodes MLKVDEKRCPQNHSCPAVKVCPTGAIIQIGYDLPVIDQEKCVMCKKCVSFCPMKAIREIN
- a CDS encoding transcriptional regulator; translated protein: MRKERIEQLAEKFKALAHPTRLQIVMGLISKDECNVTKMTENLKIPQPTISQHISILKNSGIIEGYRKGNQICYRVVSDEVRKIFSVIDLSDK